A section of the Triticum dicoccoides isolate Atlit2015 ecotype Zavitan chromosome 7A, WEW_v2.0, whole genome shotgun sequence genome encodes:
- the LOC119330899 gene encoding uncharacterized protein LOC119330899 isoform X3: MEGRARRRGTGTGTSASPGRNKVWVEPPGKSQHHPPRRSPPPAPPAAAGKRVAVVYYLCRSRHLEHPHFIEVPLASPEAGLYLRDVINRLNVLRGKGMAAMYSWSCKRSYKNGFVWHDISEDDLVLPAQGNEYILKGSELLDRSPPDRQQNGPSNTKAESPKHPQQESPQSRGSQEGCSSSSSPSPSAVIKEASPPTPTQQPQQLAHSTFVPSSSASTNREDEQCRTTHSGSSGNLSPEPVGTNVPLSEASSPGPSEYRVCKPIGAQDASTQTDDSERDVPSKHTRAAGIRTEDCASDAEIQECHERSTQASPKVPLLIRESPQVCSSDASPGGRVETLESLIRAEASRRSSYNKVLEEEHLYGPMGVKLKPANLLMQLITCGSISVKDHRGFGLIPTYRPRFTQVEFPSPMFSTPMALRHLDNVPCSTRTIGIRVSESEHLSSESLVEESKQEESGRGEIPTLKRSSSYDEDRVYRAPDSRRDMESLAESGSFRCLPQTIKMISCKQSRSGTAFSPNSDVRYSSSQQECSTGSSPLGSSRGASNRMTDPLGKLSSSRGESFHEEKDKMIKIEERLASGARVIIQSAPLCEESDDSTESL; the protein is encoded by the exons ATGGaggggagggcgcggcggcggggcacCGGCACCGGCACCAGCGCGAGCCCTGGCCGCAACAAGGTCTGGGTCGAGCCGCCGGGCAAGAGCCAGCACCACCCTCCGCGCCGCTCGCCTCCGCCGGCCCCGCCCGCGGCCGCGGGGAAGAGGGTGGCGGTCGTCTACTACCTCTGCCGCAGCCGCCACCTGGAGCATCCCCACTTCATCGAGGTGCCGCTCGCCTCGCCGGAGGCCGGCCTCTACCTGCGAG ATGTGATTAACCGCCTTAACGTGCTGCGAGGGAAGGGCATGGCGGCCATGTACTCCTGGTCCTGCAAGAG GAGCTACAAAAACGGCTTCGTGTGGCACGACATCTCCGAGGACGATCTGGTGCTCCCTGCACAAGGCAACGAGTACATCCTCAAGGGCTCCGAGCTCCTGGACCGATCGCCGCCTG ATCGGCAGCAGAATGGCCCTAGCAACACCAAGGCCGAGAGTCCCAAGCACCCTCAACAAGAGTCTCCTCAGTCGCGAGGATCGCAAGAAGGGTGCTCGTCATCGTCATCCCCATCCCCATCTGCTGTTATCAAAGAGGCCTCACCTCCAACTCCTACTCAGCAACCACAACAGCTGGCGCACTCCACATTTGTGCCATCATCATCTGCTTCCACCAACCGCGAGGACGAGCAATGCAGGACTACACATTCTGGCTCATCGGGGAACCTGTCCCCTGAACCAGTAGGAACTAACGTTCCATTATCAGAGGCAAGCTCCCCTGGACCTTCCGAGTACAGAGTCTGCAAACCCATCGGAGCACAGGACGCGTCCACACAAACCGATGACAGTGAGAGGGATGTTCCTTCTAAACATACTCGCGCTGCAGGAATCCGTACAGAGGATTGTGCATCAGATGCTGAAATTCAAGAGTGTCATGAAAGAAGCACGCAAGCATCACCAAAGGTCCCTCTACTTATTCGAGAATCACCACAGGTGTGTTCATCTGATGCTTCTCCCGGTGGCAGAGTTGAGACATTGGAGTCCCTGATAAGGGCAGAGGCCAGTAGGAGGAGTAGCTATAATAAGGTACTAGAGGAAGAACATCTCTATGGCCCAATGGGTGTGAAGCTGAAGCCAGCCAATTTGCTCATGCAGCTCATCACCTGTGGGTCCATCTCTGTGAAAGATCACCGTGGCTTTGGACTCATCCCAACATACAGGCCACGGTTTACTCAAGTTGAATTCCCTTCTCCAATGTTCTCTACTCCTATGGCATTGCGGCACCTTGACAATGTTCCTTGTAGCACAAGAACAATTGGAATAAGAGTTTCTGAGTCAGAGCATTTAAGTAGTGAAAGCTTGGTCGAGGAGAGTAAGCAGGAAGAGTCAGGGAGAGGAGAAATACCCACACTCAAACGCTCATCATCTTACGACGAGGATAG AGTGTATAGAGCGCCAGACTCTAGAAGGGATATGGAAAGCTTGGCCGAGTCGGGTAGTTTCAGATGTCTCCCACAGACTATCAAAATGATATCATGTAAGCAATCCAGAAGTGGAACAGCATTCTCCCCCAACTCTGATGTCAGGTACAGCTCTAGTCAACAAGAATGTAGTACTGGATCCTCACCACTTGGTTCATCAAGAGGTGCAAGCAATAGGATGACTGACCCACTAGGTAAATTATCTTCATCAAGGGGAGAGTCATTCCATGAGGAGAAGGACAAAATGATCAAGATCGAAGAAAG GCTTGCTTCTGGAGCACGGGTTATAATCCAATCTGCACCCTTGTGTGAAGAAAGTGATGACAGCACCGAATCACTGTAA
- the LOC119330899 gene encoding uncharacterized protein LOC119330899 isoform X1: protein MEGRARRRGTGTGTSASPGRNKVWVEPPGKSQHHPPRRSPPPAPPAAAGKRVAVVYYLCRSRHLEHPHFIEVPLASPEAGLYLRDVINRLNVLRGKGMAAMYSWSCKRSYKNGFVWHDISEDDLVLPAQGNEYILKGSELLDRSPPDRQQNGPSNTKAESPKHPQQESPQSRGSQEGCSSSSSPSPSAVIKEASPPTPTQQPQQLAHSTFVPSSSASTNREDEQCRTTHSGSSGNLSPEPVGTNVPLSEASSPGPSEYRVCKPIGAQDASTQTDDSERDVPSKHTRAAGIRTEDCASDAEIQECHERSTQASPKVPLLIRESPQVCSSDASPGGRVETLESLIRAEASRRSSYNKVLEEEHLYGPMGVKLKPANLLMQLITCGSISVKDHRGFGLIPTYRPRFTQVEFPSPMFSTPMALRHLDNVPCSTRTIGIRVSESEHLSSESLVEESKQEESGRGEIPTLKRSSSYDEDRVYRAPDSRRDMESLAESGSFRCLPQTIKMISCKQSRSGTAFSPNSDVRYSSSQQECSTGSSPLGSSRGASNRMTDPLGKLSSSRGESFHEEKDKMIKIEERLASGARVIIQSAPLCEESDDSTESLHGPGCGETIELTISSNPSSSGSNPHSLSPPLKLPPMVANAPPSG, encoded by the exons ATGGaggggagggcgcggcggcggggcacCGGCACCGGCACCAGCGCGAGCCCTGGCCGCAACAAGGTCTGGGTCGAGCCGCCGGGCAAGAGCCAGCACCACCCTCCGCGCCGCTCGCCTCCGCCGGCCCCGCCCGCGGCCGCGGGGAAGAGGGTGGCGGTCGTCTACTACCTCTGCCGCAGCCGCCACCTGGAGCATCCCCACTTCATCGAGGTGCCGCTCGCCTCGCCGGAGGCCGGCCTCTACCTGCGAG ATGTGATTAACCGCCTTAACGTGCTGCGAGGGAAGGGCATGGCGGCCATGTACTCCTGGTCCTGCAAGAG GAGCTACAAAAACGGCTTCGTGTGGCACGACATCTCCGAGGACGATCTGGTGCTCCCTGCACAAGGCAACGAGTACATCCTCAAGGGCTCCGAGCTCCTGGACCGATCGCCGCCTG ATCGGCAGCAGAATGGCCCTAGCAACACCAAGGCCGAGAGTCCCAAGCACCCTCAACAAGAGTCTCCTCAGTCGCGAGGATCGCAAGAAGGGTGCTCGTCATCGTCATCCCCATCCCCATCTGCTGTTATCAAAGAGGCCTCACCTCCAACTCCTACTCAGCAACCACAACAGCTGGCGCACTCCACATTTGTGCCATCATCATCTGCTTCCACCAACCGCGAGGACGAGCAATGCAGGACTACACATTCTGGCTCATCGGGGAACCTGTCCCCTGAACCAGTAGGAACTAACGTTCCATTATCAGAGGCAAGCTCCCCTGGACCTTCCGAGTACAGAGTCTGCAAACCCATCGGAGCACAGGACGCGTCCACACAAACCGATGACAGTGAGAGGGATGTTCCTTCTAAACATACTCGCGCTGCAGGAATCCGTACAGAGGATTGTGCATCAGATGCTGAAATTCAAGAGTGTCATGAAAGAAGCACGCAAGCATCACCAAAGGTCCCTCTACTTATTCGAGAATCACCACAGGTGTGTTCATCTGATGCTTCTCCCGGTGGCAGAGTTGAGACATTGGAGTCCCTGATAAGGGCAGAGGCCAGTAGGAGGAGTAGCTATAATAAGGTACTAGAGGAAGAACATCTCTATGGCCCAATGGGTGTGAAGCTGAAGCCAGCCAATTTGCTCATGCAGCTCATCACCTGTGGGTCCATCTCTGTGAAAGATCACCGTGGCTTTGGACTCATCCCAACATACAGGCCACGGTTTACTCAAGTTGAATTCCCTTCTCCAATGTTCTCTACTCCTATGGCATTGCGGCACCTTGACAATGTTCCTTGTAGCACAAGAACAATTGGAATAAGAGTTTCTGAGTCAGAGCATTTAAGTAGTGAAAGCTTGGTCGAGGAGAGTAAGCAGGAAGAGTCAGGGAGAGGAGAAATACCCACACTCAAACGCTCATCATCTTACGACGAGGATAG AGTGTATAGAGCGCCAGACTCTAGAAGGGATATGGAAAGCTTGGCCGAGTCGGGTAGTTTCAGATGTCTCCCACAGACTATCAAAATGATATCATGTAAGCAATCCAGAAGTGGAACAGCATTCTCCCCCAACTCTGATGTCAGGTACAGCTCTAGTCAACAAGAATGTAGTACTGGATCCTCACCACTTGGTTCATCAAGAGGTGCAAGCAATAGGATGACTGACCCACTAGGTAAATTATCTTCATCAAGGGGAGAGTCATTCCATGAGGAGAAGGACAAAATGATCAAGATCGAAGAAAG GCTTGCTTCTGGAGCACGGGTTATAATCCAATCTGCACCCTTGTGTGAAGAAAGTGATGACAGCACCGAATCACT
- the LOC119330899 gene encoding uncharacterized protein LOC119330899 isoform X2 yields the protein MEGRARRRGTGTGTSASPGRNKVWVEPPGKSQHHPPRRSPPPAPPAAAGKRVAVVYYLCRSRHLEHPHFIEVPLASPEAGLYLRDVINRLNVLRGKGMAAMYSWSCKRSYKNGFVWHDISEDDLVLPAQGNEYILKGSELLDRSPPDRQQNGPSNTKAESPKHPQQESPQSRGSQEGCSSSSSPSPSAVIKEASPPTPTQQPQQLAHSTFVPSSSASTNREDEQCRTTHSGSSGNLSPEPVGTNVPLSEASSPGPSEYRVCKPIGAQDASTQTDDSERDVPSKHTRAAGIRTEDCASDAEIQECHERSTQASPKVPLLIRESPQVCSSDASPGGRVETLESLIRAEASRRSSYNKVLEEEHLYGPMGVKLKPANLLMQLITCGSISVKDHRGFGLIPTYRPRFTQVEFPSPMFSTPMALRHLDNVPCSTRTIGIRVSESEHLSSESLVEESKQEESGRGEIPTLKRSSSYDEDRVYRAPDSRRDMESLAESGSFRCLPQTIKMISCKQSRSGTAFSPNSDVRGESFHEEKDKMIKIEERLASGARVIIQSAPLCEESDDSTESLHGPGCGETIELTISSNPSSSGSNPHSLSPPLKLPPMVANAPPSG from the exons ATGGaggggagggcgcggcggcggggcacCGGCACCGGCACCAGCGCGAGCCCTGGCCGCAACAAGGTCTGGGTCGAGCCGCCGGGCAAGAGCCAGCACCACCCTCCGCGCCGCTCGCCTCCGCCGGCCCCGCCCGCGGCCGCGGGGAAGAGGGTGGCGGTCGTCTACTACCTCTGCCGCAGCCGCCACCTGGAGCATCCCCACTTCATCGAGGTGCCGCTCGCCTCGCCGGAGGCCGGCCTCTACCTGCGAG ATGTGATTAACCGCCTTAACGTGCTGCGAGGGAAGGGCATGGCGGCCATGTACTCCTGGTCCTGCAAGAG GAGCTACAAAAACGGCTTCGTGTGGCACGACATCTCCGAGGACGATCTGGTGCTCCCTGCACAAGGCAACGAGTACATCCTCAAGGGCTCCGAGCTCCTGGACCGATCGCCGCCTG ATCGGCAGCAGAATGGCCCTAGCAACACCAAGGCCGAGAGTCCCAAGCACCCTCAACAAGAGTCTCCTCAGTCGCGAGGATCGCAAGAAGGGTGCTCGTCATCGTCATCCCCATCCCCATCTGCTGTTATCAAAGAGGCCTCACCTCCAACTCCTACTCAGCAACCACAACAGCTGGCGCACTCCACATTTGTGCCATCATCATCTGCTTCCACCAACCGCGAGGACGAGCAATGCAGGACTACACATTCTGGCTCATCGGGGAACCTGTCCCCTGAACCAGTAGGAACTAACGTTCCATTATCAGAGGCAAGCTCCCCTGGACCTTCCGAGTACAGAGTCTGCAAACCCATCGGAGCACAGGACGCGTCCACACAAACCGATGACAGTGAGAGGGATGTTCCTTCTAAACATACTCGCGCTGCAGGAATCCGTACAGAGGATTGTGCATCAGATGCTGAAATTCAAGAGTGTCATGAAAGAAGCACGCAAGCATCACCAAAGGTCCCTCTACTTATTCGAGAATCACCACAGGTGTGTTCATCTGATGCTTCTCCCGGTGGCAGAGTTGAGACATTGGAGTCCCTGATAAGGGCAGAGGCCAGTAGGAGGAGTAGCTATAATAAGGTACTAGAGGAAGAACATCTCTATGGCCCAATGGGTGTGAAGCTGAAGCCAGCCAATTTGCTCATGCAGCTCATCACCTGTGGGTCCATCTCTGTGAAAGATCACCGTGGCTTTGGACTCATCCCAACATACAGGCCACGGTTTACTCAAGTTGAATTCCCTTCTCCAATGTTCTCTACTCCTATGGCATTGCGGCACCTTGACAATGTTCCTTGTAGCACAAGAACAATTGGAATAAGAGTTTCTGAGTCAGAGCATTTAAGTAGTGAAAGCTTGGTCGAGGAGAGTAAGCAGGAAGAGTCAGGGAGAGGAGAAATACCCACACTCAAACGCTCATCATCTTACGACGAGGATAG AGTGTATAGAGCGCCAGACTCTAGAAGGGATATGGAAAGCTTGGCCGAGTCGGGTAGTTTCAGATGTCTCCCACAGACTATCAAAATGATATCATGTAAGCAATCCAGAAGTGGAACAGCATTCTCCCCCAACTCTGATGTCAG GGGAGAGTCATTCCATGAGGAGAAGGACAAAATGATCAAGATCGAAGAAAG GCTTGCTTCTGGAGCACGGGTTATAATCCAATCTGCACCCTTGTGTGAAGAAAGTGATGACAGCACCGAATCACT
- the LOC119330899 gene encoding uncharacterized protein LOC119330899 isoform X4 produces the protein MEGRARRRGTGTGTSASPGRNKVWVEPPGKSQHHPPRRSPPPAPPAAAGKRVAVVYYLCRSRHLEHPHFIEVPLASPEAGLYLRDVINRLNVLRGKGMAAMYSWSCKRSYKNGFVWHDISEDDLVLPAQGNEYILKGSELLDRSPPDRQQNGPSNTKAESPKHPQQESPQSRGSQEGCSSSSSPSPSAVIKEASPPTPTQQPQQLAHSTFVPSSSASTNREDEQCRTTHSGSSGNLSPEPVGTNVPLSEASSPGPSEYRVCKPIGAQDASTQTDDSERDVPSKHTRAAGIRTEDCASDAEIQECHERSTQASPKVPLLIRESPQVCSSDASPGGRVETLESLIRAEASRRSSYNKVLEEEHLYGPMGVKLKPANLLMQLITCGSISVKDHRGFGLIPTYRPRFTQVEFPSPMFSTPMALRHLDNVPCSTRTIGIRVSESEHLSSESLVEESKQEESGRGEIPTLKRSSSYDEDRVYRAPDSRRDMESLAESGSFRCLPQTIKMISCKQSRSGTAFSPNSDVRGESFHEEKDKMIKIEERLASGARVIIQSAPLCEESDDSTESL, from the exons ATGGaggggagggcgcggcggcggggcacCGGCACCGGCACCAGCGCGAGCCCTGGCCGCAACAAGGTCTGGGTCGAGCCGCCGGGCAAGAGCCAGCACCACCCTCCGCGCCGCTCGCCTCCGCCGGCCCCGCCCGCGGCCGCGGGGAAGAGGGTGGCGGTCGTCTACTACCTCTGCCGCAGCCGCCACCTGGAGCATCCCCACTTCATCGAGGTGCCGCTCGCCTCGCCGGAGGCCGGCCTCTACCTGCGAG ATGTGATTAACCGCCTTAACGTGCTGCGAGGGAAGGGCATGGCGGCCATGTACTCCTGGTCCTGCAAGAG GAGCTACAAAAACGGCTTCGTGTGGCACGACATCTCCGAGGACGATCTGGTGCTCCCTGCACAAGGCAACGAGTACATCCTCAAGGGCTCCGAGCTCCTGGACCGATCGCCGCCTG ATCGGCAGCAGAATGGCCCTAGCAACACCAAGGCCGAGAGTCCCAAGCACCCTCAACAAGAGTCTCCTCAGTCGCGAGGATCGCAAGAAGGGTGCTCGTCATCGTCATCCCCATCCCCATCTGCTGTTATCAAAGAGGCCTCACCTCCAACTCCTACTCAGCAACCACAACAGCTGGCGCACTCCACATTTGTGCCATCATCATCTGCTTCCACCAACCGCGAGGACGAGCAATGCAGGACTACACATTCTGGCTCATCGGGGAACCTGTCCCCTGAACCAGTAGGAACTAACGTTCCATTATCAGAGGCAAGCTCCCCTGGACCTTCCGAGTACAGAGTCTGCAAACCCATCGGAGCACAGGACGCGTCCACACAAACCGATGACAGTGAGAGGGATGTTCCTTCTAAACATACTCGCGCTGCAGGAATCCGTACAGAGGATTGTGCATCAGATGCTGAAATTCAAGAGTGTCATGAAAGAAGCACGCAAGCATCACCAAAGGTCCCTCTACTTATTCGAGAATCACCACAGGTGTGTTCATCTGATGCTTCTCCCGGTGGCAGAGTTGAGACATTGGAGTCCCTGATAAGGGCAGAGGCCAGTAGGAGGAGTAGCTATAATAAGGTACTAGAGGAAGAACATCTCTATGGCCCAATGGGTGTGAAGCTGAAGCCAGCCAATTTGCTCATGCAGCTCATCACCTGTGGGTCCATCTCTGTGAAAGATCACCGTGGCTTTGGACTCATCCCAACATACAGGCCACGGTTTACTCAAGTTGAATTCCCTTCTCCAATGTTCTCTACTCCTATGGCATTGCGGCACCTTGACAATGTTCCTTGTAGCACAAGAACAATTGGAATAAGAGTTTCTGAGTCAGAGCATTTAAGTAGTGAAAGCTTGGTCGAGGAGAGTAAGCAGGAAGAGTCAGGGAGAGGAGAAATACCCACACTCAAACGCTCATCATCTTACGACGAGGATAG AGTGTATAGAGCGCCAGACTCTAGAAGGGATATGGAAAGCTTGGCCGAGTCGGGTAGTTTCAGATGTCTCCCACAGACTATCAAAATGATATCATGTAAGCAATCCAGAAGTGGAACAGCATTCTCCCCCAACTCTGATGTCAG GGGAGAGTCATTCCATGAGGAGAAGGACAAAATGATCAAGATCGAAGAAAG GCTTGCTTCTGGAGCACGGGTTATAATCCAATCTGCACCCTTGTGTGAAGAAAGTGATGACAGCACCGAATCACTGTAA